From the Halomonas meridiana genome, one window contains:
- the sdhC gene encoding succinate dehydrogenase, cytochrome b556 subunit has protein sequence MNSKRPVNLDLTTIHFPLPALTSITHRITGVILFVGLIFAFWALGKSLSSPAGFDAVSSALANNFFAKFVAWGLLSALAFHFVAGIKHLLMDANIGVTLEGGVKKAQATVVVSAVLIILAGVWVW, from the coding sequence GTGAATAGCAAACGACCCGTAAACCTAGACCTAACCACGATACATTTCCCACTACCGGCGCTAACGTCGATTACACACCGTATCACGGGTGTCATCCTGTTCGTTGGCCTGATCTTCGCTTTTTGGGCGTTGGGTAAATCCCTGTCATCTCCGGCTGGCTTCGACGCTGTCAGCAGCGCCTTGGCTAACAATTTCTTCGCCAAGTTCGTTGCGTGGGGGCTGCTGTCTGCCTTGGCGTTCCACTTCGTCGCGGGCATCAAGCACCTGCTGATGGATGCCAACATTGGCGTGACATTAGAAGGTGGCGTGAAAAAAGCACAGGCGACCGTCGTAGTAAGCGCAGTTCTGATCATTCTGGCAGGAGTTTGGGTATGGTAA
- the sdhA gene encoding succinate dehydrogenase flavoprotein subunit, with product MSNLRSLTFDAIIIGGGGSGLRAALELAKSGKKTAVLSKVFPTRSHTVSAQGGITCAIASADPNDDWRWHMYDTVKGGDYIADQDAAEYMCSEGPKAVFELEHMGLPFSRFDNGRIYQRPFGGQSKNFGEGGQAARTCAAADRTGHALLHTLYQNNLKNNTTFLNEWYAVDLVKNASGDVVGCIAMCIETGEVVHVKSKATVLATGGAGRIYASTTNALINTGDGIGMALRAGFPMQDMEMWQFHPTGIYGAGTLVTEGCRGEGGYLINKDGERFMERYAPNAKDLAGRDVVARSMVMEILEGRGCGEKGDHVFLKLDHLGEEVLGKRLPGIVELSKTFAHVDPAKDPIPVVPTCHYMMGGIPTNIHGQAITQDDDGNDRIVNGLFACGEAACVSVHGANRLGGNSLLDLVVFGRAAGMFIEGALNEGIEYLDASESDIEFAMKRITRWNESEEGGESIPALKAELQDIMQNSFGVFREEKNMQEGVKKLADLRGRIANAHLPDKSNAFNTARVEALELDNLMEVAEATAIAALERKESRGAHSRYDYPDRDDVNWLKHSLYFPASKELKKRDVNFKPKTVDTFEPKVRTY from the coding sequence ATGTCTAACCTTCGTAGCCTGACATTCGACGCCATTATCATCGGTGGCGGTGGCTCTGGCCTGCGTGCTGCGCTTGAACTGGCGAAATCCGGTAAGAAGACAGCCGTTCTGTCCAAAGTGTTCCCGACACGCTCTCACACGGTTTCCGCTCAAGGCGGCATCACTTGTGCCATCGCGTCTGCCGACCCGAACGACGACTGGCGCTGGCACATGTACGACACGGTCAAAGGCGGCGACTATATTGCTGACCAAGACGCCGCAGAATACATGTGTTCCGAAGGCCCCAAAGCGGTCTTCGAACTGGAGCACATGGGCCTACCGTTCTCGCGTTTCGATAACGGCCGTATCTACCAGCGCCCGTTTGGCGGTCAGTCGAAAAACTTTGGCGAAGGCGGCCAGGCGGCTCGCACCTGTGCGGCAGCCGACCGTACCGGCCATGCGCTGCTGCATACTCTGTACCAGAACAACCTCAAGAACAACACCACCTTCTTGAACGAGTGGTACGCGGTTGACCTGGTCAAGAACGCCAGTGGTGATGTAGTAGGCTGTATCGCCATGTGCATCGAAACCGGTGAAGTGGTGCACGTCAAATCGAAAGCCACGGTTCTGGCCACTGGCGGTGCGGGCCGTATTTACGCTTCTACCACCAACGCTCTGATCAATACCGGTGACGGCATTGGTATGGCGCTGCGCGCTGGCTTCCCGATGCAGGACATGGAAATGTGGCAGTTCCACCCGACCGGTATTTACGGTGCGGGCACCCTGGTGACCGAAGGTTGCCGTGGTGAAGGCGGCTACCTGATCAATAAAGACGGCGAGCGTTTCATGGAGCGCTATGCGCCCAACGCCAAAGACTTGGCAGGTCGTGACGTCGTGGCACGCTCCATGGTCATGGAAATCCTCGAAGGCCGCGGTTGTGGCGAGAAGGGCGACCACGTCTTCTTGAAACTCGATCACCTGGGTGAAGAAGTTCTTGGCAAGCGTCTGCCGGGTATCGTAGAGCTGTCTAAAACCTTCGCTCACGTCGATCCGGCGAAAGACCCGATTCCGGTCGTGCCGACCTGCCACTATATGATGGGCGGTATTCCGACCAACATCCATGGCCAGGCCATCACCCAAGACGACGACGGCAACGATCGTATCGTCAACGGCCTGTTCGCTTGTGGTGAAGCGGCGTGTGTATCCGTTCACGGTGCTAACCGCCTGGGCGGTAACTCACTGCTTGACCTGGTGGTGTTCGGCCGTGCGGCGGGTATGTTCATCGAAGGCGCGCTGAACGAAGGTATCGAATACCTCGACGCTTCCGAGTCTGACATCGAGTTCGCAATGAAGCGCATCACGCGCTGGAACGAATCCGAAGAGGGTGGCGAAAGCATTCCGGCGCTGAAAGCCGAGCTGCAAGACATCATGCAGAACTCTTTCGGTGTATTCCGTGAAGAGAAAAACATGCAAGAAGGTGTCAAAAAGCTGGCGGACCTGCGTGGCCGCATTGCCAATGCGCACCTGCCGGACAAATCCAACGCGTTCAACACGGCTCGTGTCGAAGCGCTGGAGCTGGACAACCTGATGGAAGTGGCAGAAGCAACGGCGATTGCTGCCCTCGAGCGTAAAGAGAGCCGTGGTGCCCACTCGCGCTACGACTACCCTGACCGTGATGATGTTAACTGGCTGAAACACTCGCTCTACTTCCCAGCCAGCAAAGAGCTGAAGAAGCGCGACGTCAACTTCAAGCCGAAAACCGTCGATACGTTCGAGCCCAAGGTTCGTACCTACTAA
- a CDS encoding succinate dehydrogenase iron-sulfur subunit, protein MSNLQVSVYRYNPETDSAPYMQEFQVDTKGRDLMVLDVLHLMKEQDSGLAYRRSCREGVCGSDGMNMNGKNGLACITPLSDVVKNNKLTLRPLPGLPVIRDMVVDMGLFYKQYERIQPYLQNDTPAPAIERLQSPEERDKLDGLYECILCACCSTSCPSFWWNPDKFVGPAGLLQSYRFLADSRDTATRERLTSLEDPFSVFRCRGIMNCVAVCPKGLNPTRAIGKIREMLLADAT, encoded by the coding sequence ATGTCCAATCTTCAGGTATCCGTATACCGCTACAATCCGGAAACCGACTCCGCACCTTATATGCAGGAGTTTCAGGTCGATACCAAAGGCCGCGATCTGATGGTGCTGGATGTTCTGCACTTGATGAAAGAGCAAGACAGCGGTCTGGCCTATCGCCGTAGCTGCCGTGAAGGCGTGTGCGGTTCCGATGGCATGAACATGAACGGCAAAAATGGCTTGGCGTGCATCACGCCGCTGTCAGACGTTGTGAAAAACAACAAGCTGACACTCCGCCCGCTGCCTGGCCTTCCGGTCATCCGCGATATGGTGGTCGATATGGGGCTGTTCTATAAGCAGTACGAGCGTATTCAGCCGTACCTGCAGAACGACACCCCGGCACCGGCCATCGAGCGCCTGCAGTCGCCGGAAGAGCGCGACAAGCTCGACGGCCTGTACGAGTGTATTCTCTGCGCGTGCTGCTCCACGTCGTGTCCGTCGTTCTGGTGGAATCCGGACAAGTTCGTAGGCCCAGCGGGTCTGCTGCAGTCCTACCGCTTCCTGGCCGACAGCCGCGATACTGCAACCCGTGAGCGCCTGACCAGCCTGGAAGATCCGTTCTCGGTCTTCCGCTGCCGTGGCATCATGAACTGCGTCGCCGTGTGTCCGAAAGGGCTCAACCCGACCCGTGCGATTGGTAAAATTCGTGAAATGTTGCTCGCGGACGCCACGTAA
- the lpdA gene encoding dihydrolipoyl dehydrogenase → MADKFDVIVIGAGPGGYVAAIRAAQLGLKTACVEKWIGKEGKVVHGGTCLNVGCIPSKALLEASHKFVEAKHDFDDMGIEAGDVTMDVKKMMARKDKIVKNLTGGISGLFKANGVTAIEGTGKVVSGKQVEVTDLDGNTTTYDADNIVIAAGSVPVEIPPTPLTEGLIVDSTGALEFQETPKRLGVIGAGVIGLELGSVWNRLGSEVTVLEAMDSFLPMVDTAIAKETQKLLKKQGLDIKLGARVTGSEAKGDEVVVKYNDANGEQEMTFDKLIVCVGRRPYTKGVIADGVSVELDERGFIFVDDQCRTNVPGVYAIGDCVRGPMLAHKASEEGIMVADIIAGHKAEMNYDTIPNVIYTFPEVAWVGMTEQDAKAKGIEVKTGSFPFAASGRAMANNATEGSAKIIADAETDRILGMHIVGQHAGEMIAQGVIAMEFGSSAEDLALTCYAHPTMSEAVHEAALAVEGHAIHMANRKKRK, encoded by the coding sequence ATGGCTGACAAGTTTGACGTGATCGTTATCGGTGCAGGCCCTGGTGGCTACGTAGCGGCTATTCGCGCTGCGCAGCTGGGTCTGAAAACCGCCTGTGTTGAAAAATGGATCGGTAAAGAAGGTAAGGTCGTACACGGCGGCACCTGCTTGAACGTAGGCTGTATCCCGTCCAAAGCGTTGCTTGAAGCGTCGCACAAGTTCGTCGAAGCCAAGCACGATTTCGACGACATGGGTATTGAAGCCGGTGACGTCACCATGGACGTCAAGAAAATGATGGCGCGCAAGGACAAGATCGTTAAGAACTTGACCGGCGGCATCTCTGGCCTGTTCAAGGCTAACGGCGTTACTGCCATCGAAGGGACCGGTAAAGTGGTTTCTGGCAAGCAGGTTGAGGTGACAGACCTCGACGGCAACACCACCACTTACGACGCCGACAACATCGTCATCGCAGCAGGTTCCGTGCCGGTGGAAATTCCGCCGACCCCGCTGACCGAAGGCCTGATTGTCGATTCTACCGGCGCACTGGAATTCCAGGAAACGCCGAAGCGTCTTGGCGTTATCGGTGCTGGTGTTATCGGCCTTGAGCTGGGCAGCGTTTGGAATCGTTTAGGTTCTGAAGTAACCGTTCTGGAAGCGATGGACTCCTTCCTGCCGATGGTCGACACCGCAATTGCCAAAGAGACCCAGAAACTGCTCAAGAAGCAGGGTCTGGATATCAAACTGGGCGCCCGTGTGACCGGTTCGGAAGCGAAAGGCGACGAAGTCGTCGTCAAGTACAACGATGCCAACGGCGAACAGGAAATGACCTTCGACAAGCTGATCGTTTGCGTTGGCCGTCGCCCCTACACCAAAGGCGTGATCGCTGACGGTGTAAGCGTCGAGCTGGACGAGCGTGGCTTTATCTTCGTCGACGACCAGTGCCGCACCAACGTGCCGGGCGTTTACGCCATAGGTGACTGTGTACGCGGTCCGATGCTGGCGCACAAAGCGTCTGAAGAGGGCATCATGGTGGCGGACATCATCGCTGGCCACAAAGCCGAGATGAACTACGACACCATTCCGAACGTGATCTACACCTTCCCGGAAGTGGCGTGGGTGGGTATGACCGAGCAAGATGCCAAAGCTAAGGGCATCGAAGTCAAAACTGGCAGCTTCCCGTTCGCGGCCAGCGGTCGTGCCATGGCGAACAACGCTACCGAAGGCAGCGCCAAGATCATTGCCGATGCGGAAACTGACCGTATCCTCGGCATGCACATCGTGGGTCAGCACGCGGGTGAAATGATCGCCCAAGGCGTTATCGCGATGGAATTCGGCTCTAGCGCTGAAGACCTCGCGCTGACCTGCTACGCGCACCCGACCATGTCGGAAGCCGTGCACGAAGCGGCACTTGCGGTAGAAGGCCATGCGATTCATATGGCAAACCGTAAGAAGCGTAAGTAA
- a CDS encoding 2-oxoglutarate dehydrogenase E1 component encodes MQQGIMELMWRSSHVSGGNVHYVEALYEQYLADPDSVSDEWRSYFDQLPRPEGSASHDVPLSPIRDQFYQLGRESRPGRVAAAPDSGENKKQVKVLQLINAYRFRGHQKANIDPLGLRNPTPVPDLDLSFHQLSKADLDTEFQTGSFFLGIDKAPLRDIVDALEQTYCRSIGCEIMHIVDTEEKRWLQRRFESVRSAPKFSDDVRKHVLERLTAAEGLENYLASKYPGTKRFGLEGGESFVPMMDELIQRAGGYGTKEVVIGMAHRGRLNLLVNILGKNPADLIDEFDGKKVIERGSGDVKYHQGFSSNVMSPGGEVHLAMSFNPSHLEIVAPVVEGSVRARQDRRNDDEGSKVLPINVHGDAAFAGQGVVMETFQMSQTRAYKTGGTVHIVINNQVGFTTSNPLDARSTEYCTDIAKMVQAPIFHVNGDDPDAVIHATQVALDYRQQFKKDVVIDLVCYRRRGHNEADEPSGTQPMMYAKIKDHPSSRTLYAQRLVEEGVISEEDAKAMVETYRDDLVAGNHVANALVQEPNTSLFVDWAPYLGHEWTGDADTTFDMKRLQQLAAKMCDIPDGVDVQRQVAKIYEDRRKMQAGGMGLNWGFAETLAYATLLDQGHPIRITGQDVGRGTFSHRHAVVHNQKDGSTYVPLQNMSDGQPRFTIHDSFLSEEAVLAFEYGYSTTAPNDLVIWEAQFGDFFNGAQVVVDQFISSGETKWGRLCGLTMLLPHGYEGQGPEHSSARLERFLQLCAEHNMQVCVPTTPAQIFHLLRRQVIRPLRKPLVVMSPKSLLRHKEAVSSLEDLAHGKFHMVLPDQANLDADNVTRVIMCAGKVYYDLANWRAENERDDTAIIRLEQLYPFPKEELLEVLQAYANVEDIVWCQEEPLNQGAWYSSQHHMRTVADMLKDGLGRELKFAGRPASAAPAAGYMSVHTEQQRQLVEDAFNL; translated from the coding sequence ATGCAACAAGGCATAATGGAGTTGATGTGGCGTTCCTCTCACGTTAGTGGTGGCAATGTCCACTACGTGGAAGCGCTTTACGAGCAGTACCTCGCCGATCCTGATTCTGTCTCAGACGAGTGGCGCAGCTATTTTGACCAGCTGCCGCGTCCTGAGGGCAGTGCCTCCCACGATGTTCCACTAAGCCCCATTCGTGATCAGTTCTACCAACTGGGCCGTGAAAGCCGCCCGGGCCGGGTAGCCGCCGCCCCCGACAGCGGTGAGAACAAAAAGCAGGTCAAAGTCCTGCAGCTGATCAACGCTTATCGCTTCCGTGGCCATCAGAAGGCCAATATCGACCCGCTTGGGCTGCGTAATCCCACCCCCGTTCCCGACCTCGACCTGTCGTTCCACCAGCTCTCTAAAGCTGATCTCGACACCGAGTTTCAAACCGGTTCTTTCTTCCTGGGTATTGATAAAGCGCCGCTGCGTGACATCGTCGACGCGCTGGAGCAGACCTACTGTCGCTCCATCGGTTGCGAAATCATGCACATCGTCGATACCGAAGAGAAGCGTTGGTTGCAGCGTCGTTTCGAGTCTGTCCGCAGTGCGCCCAAGTTCAGCGACGATGTGCGTAAGCACGTACTGGAGCGCTTGACCGCAGCGGAAGGTTTGGAAAACTACCTGGCGTCCAAGTACCCAGGCACCAAACGCTTCGGTCTTGAAGGTGGTGAGTCGTTCGTGCCAATGATGGACGAACTGATTCAGCGCGCCGGTGGCTACGGCACCAAAGAAGTCGTCATTGGCATGGCTCACCGTGGCCGCTTGAACCTGCTGGTCAATATCCTGGGTAAAAACCCGGCGGATCTGATCGACGAGTTCGATGGCAAGAAAGTCATCGAGCGTGGCTCTGGCGATGTGAAATACCACCAGGGCTTTAGCTCGAACGTCATGTCACCGGGTGGGGAAGTCCACCTCGCCATGTCGTTCAACCCGTCGCACCTGGAGATCGTTGCGCCGGTGGTCGAAGGGTCCGTACGCGCCCGCCAGGATCGTCGTAACGACGATGAAGGCAGCAAAGTACTGCCCATCAACGTCCATGGTGATGCCGCTTTCGCCGGTCAGGGCGTGGTGATGGAGACATTCCAGATGTCTCAAACCCGTGCCTACAAAACGGGCGGCACGGTGCATATCGTCATCAATAACCAAGTGGGCTTCACCACCTCGAACCCCTTGGATGCGCGCTCTACGGAATACTGTACTGACATTGCCAAAATGGTTCAGGCGCCGATTTTCCATGTCAACGGCGATGACCCTGACGCAGTGATTCACGCCACCCAAGTGGCGCTGGATTATCGTCAGCAGTTTAAGAAAGACGTCGTGATCGATCTGGTTTGCTACCGCCGCCGTGGTCACAACGAGGCGGATGAGCCGTCAGGCACTCAGCCGATGATGTACGCCAAGATCAAAGATCATCCCTCTTCGCGCACGCTTTACGCGCAGCGCTTGGTAGAGGAGGGCGTTATCTCGGAAGAGGACGCCAAAGCGATGGTGGAAACCTATCGCGATGATCTCGTGGCGGGTAACCACGTGGCCAACGCCCTGGTGCAAGAGCCGAACACGTCACTGTTCGTGGATTGGGCGCCGTACCTTGGCCACGAGTGGACCGGCGATGCCGACACCACCTTCGATATGAAGCGCCTTCAGCAGCTAGCCGCGAAGATGTGCGACATTCCGGACGGTGTCGACGTTCAGCGCCAGGTTGCTAAGATCTATGAAGACCGTCGCAAAATGCAGGCGGGCGGCATGGGGCTCAACTGGGGCTTTGCAGAAACCCTGGCGTACGCCACGCTGCTGGACCAAGGCCATCCGATCCGTATCACCGGCCAGGACGTAGGTCGCGGGACGTTCTCCCACCGCCATGCGGTCGTGCACAACCAGAAAGATGGTTCGACCTACGTGCCGCTGCAAAACATGTCCGATGGTCAGCCGCGCTTCACCATTCACGACTCGTTCCTTTCGGAAGAGGCCGTGTTGGCGTTCGAATACGGTTACTCGACCACCGCCCCGAATGACCTGGTCATCTGGGAAGCGCAGTTCGGTGACTTCTTCAACGGCGCCCAGGTGGTGGTGGATCAGTTCATCTCCTCGGGTGAAACCAAGTGGGGCCGTCTGTGTGGTTTGACCATGCTGCTGCCTCATGGCTATGAGGGGCAGGGGCCCGAGCACTCCTCAGCCCGTTTAGAGCGCTTCTTGCAGCTGTGCGCCGAGCACAACATGCAGGTGTGCGTACCGACGACGCCTGCGCAGATTTTCCATTTGCTGCGCCGCCAGGTGATTCGTCCGCTGCGCAAGCCGCTGGTGGTCATGTCGCCGAAGTCGCTGCTACGCCACAAAGAAGCAGTGTCGAGCCTGGAAGATCTCGCCCACGGCAAGTTCCACATGGTACTGCCGGATCAAGCGAATCTCGACGCCGACAACGTCACCCGCGTCATCATGTGTGCCGGTAAGGTCTACTACGATTTGGCTAACTGGCGCGCTGAAAACGAGCGTGACGATACGGCGATCATTCGTCTAGAGCAGCTCTACCCCTTCCCGAAAGAAGAGCTTCTGGAAGTGCTCCAGGCGTATGCCAATGTGGAAGACATCGTGTGGTGTCAGGAAGAGCCGCTGAACCAAGGCGCCTGGTACTCCAGTCAGCACCACATGCGTACCGTGGCCGATATGTTGAAAGACGGCCTTGGGCGTGAGTTGAAATTCGCAGGGCGTCCTGCCTCGGCTGCTCCGGCAGCGGGCTACATGTCCGTCCACACTGAACAGCAGCGCCAGCTGGTGGAAGACGCTTTTAATCTATAA
- the sucC gene encoding ADP-forming succinate--CoA ligase subunit beta produces the protein MNLHEYQGKQLFADYGLPVSKGFAVDTPEEAVEACKKIGGDMWVVKAQVHAGGRGKAGGVKLIKDPAEAKTFAEQWLGKNLVTYQTDEKGQPVAKILVETCTNIADELYLGAVVDRTTRRVVFMASTEGGVEIETVAEETPEKILKAEIDPLVGAQPYQARELAFALGLEGDQVKQFTKIFLGLSKLFHDKDLALLEINPLVITDEGNLHCLDAKLGLDSNALYRHPDLQAMRDPSQEDQREADAAKWELNYVALDGNIGCMVNGAGLAMGTMDIVNLSGGKPANFLDVGGGATKERVAEAFKIILSDDNVKAVLVNIFGGIVRCDMIAEGIIGAVEQVGVNVPVVVRLEGNNAELGAEKLASSGLNIIAATSLTDAAQQVVKAAEGK, from the coding sequence ATGAACCTTCACGAGTATCAAGGCAAACAGCTGTTTGCTGATTATGGTCTGCCAGTGTCCAAAGGCTTTGCCGTGGACACTCCCGAAGAAGCAGTAGAAGCGTGCAAAAAAATCGGCGGTGACATGTGGGTGGTTAAAGCCCAGGTTCACGCTGGTGGCCGCGGTAAAGCGGGCGGCGTTAAGCTGATTAAAGACCCGGCAGAAGCTAAAACCTTCGCCGAGCAGTGGCTGGGTAAAAACCTGGTGACTTACCAGACTGACGAAAAAGGTCAGCCGGTTGCTAAAATTCTGGTAGAGACCTGCACCAACATCGCAGACGAGCTCTACCTGGGTGCGGTTGTTGACCGTACTACCCGCCGTGTGGTCTTCATGGCCTCTACCGAAGGCGGTGTTGAGATTGAAACCGTCGCCGAAGAGACGCCGGAAAAGATCCTCAAAGCTGAAATCGATCCGCTGGTCGGCGCACAGCCCTACCAAGCTCGCGAGCTGGCCTTTGCGCTGGGCCTGGAAGGTGATCAGGTGAAGCAGTTCACCAAGATTTTCCTGGGTCTGTCCAAGCTGTTCCACGACAAAGATCTGGCACTTCTTGAGATCAACCCGCTGGTCATCACTGACGAAGGCAACCTGCACTGCTTGGATGCCAAACTGGGCCTGGATAGCAACGCCCTGTACCGTCACCCGGACCTGCAGGCCATGCGCGATCCTTCCCAGGAAGATCAGCGTGAAGCCGACGCGGCGAAGTGGGAACTTAACTACGTCGCCCTCGACGGTAACATTGGTTGCATGGTGAACGGCGCAGGCCTGGCCATGGGCACCATGGACATCGTCAACCTGAGTGGCGGCAAACCCGCTAACTTCCTGGACGTTGGCGGCGGCGCGACCAAAGAGCGCGTCGCAGAAGCGTTCAAGATCATCCTGTCTGACGACAACGTGAAAGCCGTTCTGGTGAACATCTTCGGCGGCATCGTTCGTTGCGACATGATTGCTGAAGGCATCATCGGTGCCGTTGAGCAAGTGGGCGTTAACGTCCCGGTGGTCGTTCGTCTGGAAGGTAACAACGCTGAATTGGGCGCTGAAAAACTGGCGTCTAGCGGTCTGAACATCATCGCTGCTACCAGTCTGACCGACGCGGCTCAGCAGGTTGTAAAAGCAGCGGAGGGCAAGTAA
- the odhB gene encoding 2-oxoglutarate dehydrogenase complex dihydrolipoyllysine-residue succinyltransferase produces the protein MATEIKAPTFPESVAEGTVAAWHKKPGDSVERDELIVEIETDKVVLEVVAPEAGTLTDVMAEEGDTVESEQVLGKIGEGSASGSKEDSSSKESASSDSSAEKTESKAESKPAGGGKKHDVKAPSFPESIQEGTVATWHKKVGEAVKRDEVLADIETDKVVLEVVAPADGALQEIKAEEGSQVESEAILATFVEGGGSDEASAPASNDTSSSDDEGADEKVGDKILAPAARKMVAEHDLDVSKIEGTGKGGRILKEDVQKAVKDGSAKKAAKSSAPAKAAAAPAVEGERAEKRVPMSRLRQTIAKRLVQAQQTAAMLTTYNEVDMGAVMSLRAQYKDTFLKAHDTKLGFMGFFVKAASEALKRFPDVNASIDGTDIVYHGYQDIGVAVSTDRGLVVPVLRDTDSMKIADVEKTIVDFGKRARDGKLGIDEMQGGTFTITNGGIFGSLMSTPIINPPQTAILGMHKIQERPMAVNGKVEIRPMMYLALSYDHRMIDGKDAVQFLVTIKELLEDPARLLLDV, from the coding sequence ATGGCTACTGAGATCAAAGCGCCAACCTTTCCGGAATCCGTTGCCGAAGGCACTGTGGCCGCTTGGCATAAAAAGCCGGGTGACAGCGTCGAACGCGACGAGCTGATTGTTGAAATCGAAACCGACAAAGTGGTGCTCGAAGTCGTCGCACCGGAAGCGGGTACCCTGACCGACGTAATGGCCGAAGAGGGCGATACCGTCGAGTCTGAGCAAGTATTGGGCAAAATTGGCGAAGGCAGCGCGTCTGGCAGCAAAGAAGATAGTTCTTCTAAAGAGAGCGCTTCTAGCGATAGCAGCGCTGAAAAAACCGAATCAAAAGCAGAGTCTAAGCCTGCTGGCGGCGGTAAAAAGCACGATGTAAAAGCGCCTAGCTTCCCTGAGTCCATCCAGGAAGGCACCGTCGCCACGTGGCACAAGAAGGTCGGCGAAGCGGTCAAGCGTGACGAAGTACTCGCCGACATCGAAACCGACAAAGTCGTGCTGGAAGTCGTAGCACCGGCTGACGGCGCGCTGCAAGAGATCAAGGCCGAAGAGGGCAGCCAAGTAGAGTCCGAAGCGATTCTGGCGACCTTCGTTGAAGGTGGCGGTAGCGATGAAGCTAGCGCACCGGCTTCTAACGACACTTCCAGCAGCGACGACGAAGGCGCTGACGAGAAAGTCGGCGATAAGATTCTCGCACCGGCGGCACGTAAAATGGTGGCCGAGCACGATTTGGATGTGTCCAAGATCGAAGGCACCGGCAAAGGCGGCCGTATTCTGAAAGAAGACGTGCAGAAAGCCGTTAAAGATGGCTCGGCCAAGAAAGCGGCCAAATCCTCTGCACCTGCCAAAGCCGCTGCTGCGCCAGCGGTCGAGGGTGAGCGTGCCGAGAAGCGCGTGCCGATGAGCCGACTGCGTCAAACCATCGCCAAGCGTTTGGTTCAGGCTCAGCAGACCGCTGCCATGTTGACCACGTACAACGAAGTGGACATGGGCGCGGTAATGTCGCTTCGTGCCCAGTACAAAGATACCTTCCTGAAGGCCCACGACACCAAGCTCGGCTTCATGGGCTTCTTCGTGAAAGCCGCATCCGAAGCTCTCAAGCGCTTCCCAGATGTCAACGCCTCCATCGACGGTACCGATATCGTTTACCACGGCTACCAGGATATCGGCGTGGCCGTATCGACGGATCGCGGCCTCGTGGTACCGGTTTTGCGTGATACCGACAGCATGAAAATCGCCGACGTCGAGAAGACGATCGTCGACTTTGGTAAGCGGGCGCGTGACGGTAAGCTGGGCATCGACGAAATGCAGGGCGGCACCTTCACCATTACCAATGGCGGTATCTTTGGCTCGCTGATGTCGACGCCGATCATCAACCCGCCGCAAACTGCGATCCTGGGCATGCACAAGATCCAGGAGCGTCCGATGGCGGTCAATGGCAAGGTCGAGATTCGCCCGATGATGTATCTGGCACTCTCTTACGACCACCGCATGATCGACGGCAAAGACGCGGTACAATTCCTGGTTACGATTAAAGAGCTGTTGGAAGACCCGGCTCGTCTGCTGCTGGACGTATAA
- the sdhD gene encoding succinate dehydrogenase, hydrophobic membrane anchor protein, with the protein MVTNITSFGRSGLSDWLMQRVSAVVLALYTVFVVAYLLLNPNLDYYTWSGLFEQTWMRIFSLLAFISIAAHAWIGLWTVTTDYLKSTRLRVGAQTLIILAIFVYLVWGIQILWGA; encoded by the coding sequence ATGGTAACCAACATCACAAGTTTTGGGCGCAGCGGGCTGTCTGACTGGCTAATGCAGCGTGTTTCTGCGGTCGTTCTGGCCCTTTACACCGTTTTCGTGGTCGCCTACCTGCTGCTCAATCCGAATCTGGATTACTACACCTGGAGCGGTCTGTTCGAGCAAACCTGGATGCGCATTTTCTCGCTGCTGGCGTTTATCTCGATCGCCGCGCACGCCTGGATCGGTTTGTGGACAGTCACCACCGATTACCTCAAGTCCACTCGCCTGCGCGTGGGTGCCCAGACGCTGATCATTCTGGCCATCTTCGTGTACCTGGTGTGGGGCATTCAAATTCTGTGGGGAGCTTGA